A section of the Ciceribacter thiooxidans genome encodes:
- a CDS encoding alanyl-tRNA editing protein, whose protein sequence is MPTTALYRDDFYLSTCEAVVTAVNGDGSIETDRTCFYATSGGQPGDTGFLERSDGSRIALDVTRHGASKDIILHIPSEGQDLPAVGETIVMHVDWPRRYKLMRMHTACHLLSVVCPFPITGAAVGEDESRVDFDMTETIDRDTVTGELMRLVAENHPIYLQWITDEELAANPGIVKSKNVRPPVGMGRVSLVCIGEDSAVDSQPCGGTHVSETQEVGAIHIAKIEKKGKENRRFRIRFGTPDALA, encoded by the coding sequence ATGCCGACCACCGCTCTTTATCGCGACGACTTCTATCTTTCGACCTGCGAGGCGGTGGTGACGGCGGTCAACGGGGACGGCAGCATCGAAACCGACCGGACCTGCTTCTACGCGACCTCGGGCGGCCAGCCGGGCGACACGGGTTTCCTGGAGCGCAGCGACGGTTCGAGGATTGCACTCGACGTGACCCGGCACGGCGCATCGAAGGACATCATCCTTCACATACCGTCGGAAGGGCAGGATCTTCCAGCGGTCGGGGAAACGATCGTCATGCATGTCGACTGGCCGCGCCGGTACAAGCTGATGCGCATGCACACCGCCTGTCACCTGCTCTCCGTCGTCTGCCCCTTCCCGATCACCGGCGCCGCCGTCGGCGAGGACGAATCGCGGGTGGACTTCGACATGACCGAGACGATCGACCGCGACACGGTGACCGGCGAACTGATGCGGCTCGTCGCCGAGAACCATCCGATCTACCTGCAATGGATCACCGATGAGGAACTCGCCGCCAATCCGGGCATCGTCAAATCGAAGAACGTGCGGCCCCCCGTCGGAATGGGCCGGGTGAGCCTCGTCTGCATCGGCGAAGACTCCGCCGTTGACAGCCAGCCCTGCGGCGGCACACATGTTTCCGAGACCCAGGAGGTCGGGGCGATTCATATCGCCAAGATTGAAAAGAAGGGCAAGGAGAACCGCCGGTTCCGCATCCGTTTCGGAACGCCGGACGCCCTTGCCTGA